In Tessaracoccus flavus, the following are encoded in one genomic region:
- a CDS encoding sirohydrochlorin chelatase codes for MKPALVVCAHGTDDPDGRATVVAIAEAAAGRLPDVTVEVAYVDVQEPKLDAVVDRLVAAGEHVVVVPILLTLGFHTEVDVQEAIADHPGRAVSTGPLGPDPRLADALVDRLREARVPEDTAVVVGVAGSSRPEAAEVGRGVARSVQSRWSGPVTVGFLAVAEPSVPDAVAAARSTGPVALASYLIGRGFFQRKLAKAGGDFLAEPLGDHPGLVDVVVDRYRSGCRHLTV; via the coding sequence GTGAAGCCTGCCCTCGTCGTGTGCGCCCACGGCACGGACGACCCTGACGGCCGGGCCACCGTGGTGGCCATCGCGGAAGCCGCCGCGGGGCGGCTGCCGGACGTGACAGTGGAGGTGGCCTACGTCGACGTGCAGGAACCCAAGCTGGACGCTGTCGTGGACCGACTCGTCGCCGCGGGCGAGCACGTCGTGGTGGTGCCGATTCTGCTGACCCTGGGTTTCCACACTGAAGTGGACGTGCAGGAGGCCATTGCCGATCATCCCGGGAGAGCCGTCTCGACGGGTCCCCTGGGACCGGACCCGCGTCTGGCGGACGCTCTGGTCGACCGGCTGCGCGAGGCACGGGTTCCCGAGGACACGGCCGTCGTGGTGGGCGTGGCGGGATCGTCGCGCCCGGAGGCGGCCGAGGTGGGTCGCGGCGTGGCCCGCTCCGTCCAGTCCCGTTGGTCCGGGCCGGTGACGGTGGGGTTCCTGGCCGTCGCTGAGCCCAGCGTCCCTGACGCCGTCGCCGCAGCCCGGAGCACCGGGCCGGTGGCACTCGCGTCCTACCTGATCGGACGTGGGTTCTTCCAGCGCAAGCTCGCGAAGGCAGGTGGGGACTTCCTGGCCGAGCCGCTCGGGGACCATCCCGGGTTGGTCGACGTGGTCGTCGATCGCTATCGCTCAGGCTGTCGACACCTCACGGTCTGA
- a CDS encoding uroporphyrinogen-III synthase — protein MDSTSTPLAGCRVVLTAKRRASELASALERRGAEVIRAPILSIVPHADDELLIAQTRALIADPPHAVVATTGVGFRGWMDAADAAGCADELLAVLRRARIIARGPKAQGAVHGAGLTADWVADSETAAEIKELFDDEGAAGLHVAVQHHGSGSDGIDELLVELGARVTSLVVYRWGPSPEPEAVTRAIGLVAAAEVDAVAFTSAHGVVEFLAACEREGRRDEVLAAMAGPVIPATVGPVTAAPLLELGLNPLIPDRFRLGALVRELSAALAERGVAEVATPAGALRLRRSAAILDGRALPLSHVQFAVLRALVEAKGGVVSREDILGVLPGCSNDPHAAEVAVARLRDGMGDRSLVRTVPRRGYRLEVGA, from the coding sequence ATGGACAGCACCTCAACCCCGCTCGCCGGCTGCCGGGTGGTCCTCACGGCGAAGCGGCGCGCCTCGGAGTTGGCCTCGGCACTGGAGCGGCGGGGGGCGGAGGTGATCCGGGCGCCCATCCTGTCCATCGTCCCGCACGCGGACGACGAACTGTTGATCGCCCAGACCCGGGCGCTGATCGCGGACCCGCCCCACGCAGTGGTCGCGACCACCGGCGTCGGGTTCCGCGGCTGGATGGACGCAGCCGACGCGGCCGGGTGCGCCGACGAGCTCCTCGCGGTGCTGCGCCGGGCTCGCATCATCGCCCGCGGCCCCAAGGCGCAGGGCGCGGTGCACGGGGCCGGACTGACGGCGGACTGGGTGGCCGACTCAGAGACGGCGGCGGAGATCAAGGAGTTGTTCGACGACGAGGGCGCGGCGGGCCTGCACGTGGCCGTCCAGCACCACGGCTCGGGCAGCGACGGCATCGACGAACTGCTGGTGGAACTCGGTGCACGCGTCACCTCCCTCGTCGTCTACCGATGGGGGCCCTCGCCCGAGCCGGAGGCTGTGACCCGCGCCATCGGCCTCGTCGCGGCAGCTGAGGTCGACGCCGTCGCGTTCACCTCCGCCCATGGCGTCGTGGAGTTCCTGGCCGCCTGCGAACGGGAGGGCCGCCGGGACGAGGTGCTGGCGGCGATGGCCGGGCCGGTGATCCCCGCCACGGTCGGTCCCGTCACGGCGGCTCCGCTGCTGGAACTGGGCCTGAACCCACTGATCCCCGACAGGTTCCGGCTTGGCGCGCTGGTGCGTGAACTCAGCGCCGCCCTGGCCGAGCGCGGCGTCGCGGAAGTGGCCACACCGGCAGGCGCGTTGCGGCTGCGGCGTTCCGCTGCGATCCTCGACGGCCGGGCCCTACCCCTCAGCCACGTCCAGTTCGCGGTGCTGCGCGCCCTCGTCGAGGCCAAGGGGGGCGTGGTCTCCCGGGAGGACATCCTGGGGGTGCTGCCCGGCTGCTCCAACGATCCGCACGCGGCGGAGGTCGCCGTGGCGCGGCTGCGAGACGGGATGGGGGATCGGTCGCTGGTGCGCACCGTGCCGCGGCGGGGCTACCGACTGGAGGTCGGCGCGTGA
- the nirD gene encoding nitrite reductase small subunit NirD: MNPSTEPVCHLDSLLPERPVAALVEGRQVAVVRLHDDRVVAVGMWDPFARANVMARGLVGSSLVDGEDVPVLFSPMYKQAFDLRTGVCLSDPGKALGTWEVTVLDGRVFVGEQLSAEAPLRHAEAGLAKAG; encoded by the coding sequence ATGAACCCCAGCACCGAACCCGTCTGCCACCTGGACTCCCTCCTCCCGGAGCGGCCCGTGGCCGCCCTCGTCGAGGGCCGCCAGGTCGCCGTCGTCCGGCTCCACGACGACCGGGTGGTCGCCGTCGGGATGTGGGACCCGTTCGCCCGCGCCAACGTGATGGCCCGTGGACTGGTCGGGTCGTCGCTGGTCGACGGCGAGGACGTGCCCGTACTGTTCTCTCCCATGTACAAGCAGGCGTTCGACCTCCGCACCGGGGTCTGCCTGTCCGACCCGGGCAAGGCGCTCGGCACCTGGGAGGTCACGGTCCTCGACGGCCGGGTGTTCGTCGGCGAGCAGCTCTCCGCCGAGGCGCCCCTCCGTCACGCCGAGGCCGGGCTCGCGAAGGCGGGCTGA